A DNA window from Bacillota bacterium contains the following coding sequences:
- the hisE gene encoding phosphoribosyl-ATP diphosphatase, producing MNAIEDLYKTIEDRKQNKSEGSYTCYLFEQGIDKILKKVGEECAETIIASKNGVREQVVLEVSDLTYHLLVMLAELNIPLSDIESELTARAAKIGNLKTFKYTDKNTLFLIASYSK from the coding sequence ATGAACGCTATCGAAGATTTATATAAAACTATAGAAGACCGCAAACAAAACAAGTCCGAAGGCTCTTACACCTGCTATCTTTTCGAGCAGGGAATAGATAAGATTTTAAAAAAAGTTGGCGAGGAGTGCGCTGAAACCATTATTGCCTCAAAAAACGGCGTCAGAGAGCAGGTTGTGCTTGAGGTTAGTGATTTAACATACCACCTGCTAGTAATGCTTGCAGAGCTTAATATCCCGCTTTCAGATATAGAAAGCGAACTTACTGCAAGAGCCGCGAAGATCGGCAACCTTAAAACCTTCAAATATACGGATAAAAACACTTTATTTTTGATTGCTTCTTACTCCAAATAG